ACGCAGCGTCGGCACGTCGAAGGCCTCGAAATCGCTGGGGTTGCCCGTGATGATGGCTCGGCCGGGATCGGAGGAGAAGAACTGCGGAATCCGATTGGGGCCCACGAGGGGGTTTCCATCGGCGTCGATCTCGGGCTCGAAGTCCGACAGGTCTCCCCCTGTGAAGGGCGGAGGCTTCGGCGGCAGATCGACGACTCGCTCCGTGCGCGTACCGTCCGTGTAGAAGCGGTAGCGGTAACGCGGGAAGTTCACCGACTTGGTGAAGATTTCGGACTCGGGGTCGACCTGTCCCAGATACGTGACGAACGCTGCCCCGATGTTCATGAACCCGTTGCCCGGCGTCGCCGCGAGCACCGCCGTCGGCGGGTCGGTGGCGGGCACCTCGTACACCACGGTTCCGTCAGGCCTGAGGGCCGGGAACAACGAATCGTGGACCTCTTGATTCGTGAGGGTCACCTTGCTGGCCCCTCCGTGGCACGCCGCGCACGCGGCCTCGTACACCTCTCGGCCACGCTGCTCCGATGACGAGAGGCTCAGCGAATCTTCCACATCGGGAAGGCTCGACCCATCGCCACCACTCGCCAGGTGTCCTGCCACGATGCGGGCCCGGTCCGAAGTAAAGACGTCGCGCTGGAATGCGGCGATGCGCGCGAGCTCACTCGCGGGCACCGTCCCCCCTT
This genomic window from Myxococcus hansupus contains:
- a CDS encoding cytochrome c peroxidase, whose translation is MLTGKELFELPFPGANKRSCATCHVPEDNFTLTPTHVARLLETNPDDPLFNAIDADDPNAETLTYEHLKKGLVRVWLPLPDNMDLIDGEGNVTTPPDRRLFVWRSVPSIADTAMTAPFQIDGRLATLEEQAQSAVISHSEGGTVPASELARIAAFQRDVFTSDRARIVAGHLASGGDGSSLPDVEDSLSLSSSEQRGREVYEAACAACHGGASKVTLTNQEVHDSLFPALRPDGTVVYEVPATDPPTAVLAATPGNGFMNIGAAFVTYLGQVDPESEIFTKSVNFPRYRYRFYTDGTRTERVVDLPPKPPPFTGGDLSDFEPEIDADGNPLVGPNRIPQFFSSDPGRAIITGNPSDFEAFDVPTLRGIGRTAPYFHDNSAVELHKVVDFYSQFVLGRFPSLNLPPMHPPENEGPPEALTPDQKSDLIAFLRRL